Proteins found in one Campylobacter concisus genomic segment:
- a CDS encoding relaxase/mobilization nuclease domain-containing protein, producing the protein MLVKFLRTYTGGGLGSINYLLNERKAAGTARVIKGDENLTRAIIKGITYKQKTCFGVLSFEEKYDFLTEEQKLKIIKDFERALLGEYMLERTNVLWVEHSDKDGRLELNFLIPKIDLETDRSFNPYFAKYDQTRIDLIKKIINDEYGLSSPDDPAKEQTILSSKKNINHYKNLEELDQKLHDLVKQGYIKNRDHMIELLKQNGIEITRINKKGITIILPTKKTKNRLKGGIYDADFTSAQRLGELSQSSSRRIREFHDRNTQAECRENRRKLEELIVKRDRFNQERYVERTSKNNILASQGQIGDNLAISCYRTNFGNSNWLGSARNDIKGRSSLGDTKTMEIQPTYCRQDPEGILHINSKRRRDNRERAQEIYINENGVEDDSIRESIARRERALDQDDRRRKEQTRIRNNEFATRLREGACDITDKCDSANKESQELEQRLQRRLNGIFAATKRYVREFNILLGRKIKKFRRKIPKFERSIRELTDRAQDATRICREFIEEREYSQKASIYHHVGDVCKEKTQSLDMF; encoded by the coding sequence ATGCTAGTTAAATTTCTTCGTACTTATACTGGTGGTGGCCTTGGGAGCATAAATTATCTTTTAAATGAGAGAAAAGCTGCTGGAACAGCAAGAGTTATAAAAGGTGATGAAAATTTAACTAGAGCTATTATAAAAGGCATCACCTATAAACAAAAGACCTGTTTTGGTGTTTTATCATTTGAAGAGAAGTATGACTTTTTGACTGAAGAGCAAAAACTAAAAATCATTAAGGATTTTGAACGTGCTCTTTTGGGTGAATATATGCTTGAACGTACAAATGTATTATGGGTAGAGCATTCTGATAAGGATGGACGGCTTGAGTTAAATTTCCTTATCCCTAAGATAGATCTTGAAACAGACAGGTCATTTAATCCTTATTTTGCTAAATATGATCAAACTAGAATAGATCTAATTAAAAAGATCATTAACGATGAGTATGGACTATCAAGTCCAGATGATCCAGCAAAAGAGCAAACTATATTGTCTAGCAAGAAAAACATCAATCATTATAAAAATTTGGAAGAGCTCGACCAAAAGCTGCACGATCTGGTTAAGCAAGGCTATATTAAAAATAGAGACCACATGATTGAACTTCTTAAACAAAATGGTATCGAAATAACCAGGATCAACAAAAAAGGCATAACGATCATACTGCCTACTAAAAAAACAAAAAATCGTCTAAAAGGAGGAATATACGATGCAGACTTCACCAGTGCTCAAAGACTTGGAGAACTCAGCCAAAGCTCAAGCAGAAGAATTAGAGAATTCCATGATAGAAATACACAAGCAGAGTGCAGAGAAAATAGGCGAAAACTTGAGGAGCTTATTGTTAAAAGAGATAGATTTAATCAAGAAAGATATGTCGAAAGAACTTCAAAAAACAATATCCTTGCATCACAAGGACAGATCGGTGATAATCTCGCTATCAGTTGCTACCGCACTAATTTTGGGAATAGCAATTGGCTGGGTAGTGCACGCAATGATATTAAAGGAAGAAGTAGCTTGGGCGATACCAAAACAATGGAGATACAGCCAACCTACTGCAGACAAGACCCAGAGGGAATATTACATATCAATTCCAAAAGACGAAGAGATAACAGAGAACGAGCGCAGGAAATTTATATTAATGAAAATGGAGTAGAGGATGACAGCATTAGAGAAAGCATTGCTAGAAGAGAACGAGCGCTTGACCAAGATGATCGAAGACGAAAGGAACAGACACGAATTAGAAATAATGAATTTGCAACAAGACTGCGAGAAGGAGCTTGTGATATTACGGACAAATGTGACAGCGCTAATAAAGAAAGTCAAGAGCTTGAACAAAGATTGCAACGACGCCTTAACGGAATCTTTGCAGCAACAAAGAGATATGTACGAGAGTTCAATATCTTGCTTGGAAGAAAAATTAAAAAATTCAGAAGAAAAATTCCAAAATTTGAGAGAAGCATACGAGAGCTTACAGATAGAGCACAAGATGCTACAAGAATATGTAGAGAATTTATAGAGGAGCGTGAATACTCCCAAAAAGCCAGCATATATCACCATGTGGGTGATGTATGCAAGGAAAAAACTCAAAGTCTAGATATGTTTTAA
- the tssJ gene encoding type VI secretion system lipoprotein TssJ has product MKKIFKFLSFLVFMLFLTGCAKDLIISNMPNSNLNYHGDNVPITIIAYKLRDVAKFKEASIIDLAERNGEILGYDKIDSIKTQIQPNTNRYAFTNVYPDEVPYVGILVLYADQSKTNIKAYKATKEIKEKNIVFEITKNGVNVLDASSSKIQASK; this is encoded by the coding sequence ATGAAAAAAATATTTAAATTTCTATCTTTTTTAGTATTTATGCTATTTCTTACAGGATGTGCAAAAGATCTTATTATAAGCAATATGCCAAATTCGAATTTAAACTATCATGGCGATAATGTTCCTATAACTATCATAGCTTATAAATTAAGAGATGTGGCTAAATTTAAAGAAGCTAGTATTATCGATCTAGCCGAGAGAAATGGTGAAATACTAGGTTATGACAAGATTGACTCTATAAAAACACAAATTCAGCCAAATACAAATAGATATGCTTTTACAAATGTATATCCTGACGAGGTTCCGTATGTCGGTATTTTGGTACTTTATGCTGATCAGAGCAAGACAAATATCAAGGCTTACAAAGCTACAAAAGAAATAAAAGAAAAAAATATAGTTTTTGAAATAACAAAAAATGGCGTAAATGTTTTAGACGCTAGTAGCTCTAAAATACAAGCAAGCAAATAA
- the tssK gene encoding type VI secretion system baseplate subunit TssK: MSEKLKVVWYNGMNVDKVHFEQQERYFERNLNLKTISSFSNLYGVLDLEISSDLLLQGKIGLTKISCISQDGTIFNAPDQDELPEPLEISPSELNSAIIVLKLPISSGLVDISLQNNLPNLKFTAKQALISSRVHDEASNDILNELDDKDDFELSSAFTQDKENLILASQRSSLGVFGSKMPYELSIPICKIKNIDLNKQITLDEKFIPTCIDISKNTFITNFIEELSFATKQHQESYFGLLGGVDQAKNRLDFSTYLTLNMLKKWHLIFSYLLKKDKFHPEYLYEKLVDFQADLLALSQDNSFGEFIAYDHNNLTQTFVPLINNLRLLFSHILSPKYIMAQIVKNNHGFYDCIFDNPSIIENSEIYFAIHSDTKNEYLLKNFKEQCKIHTQSNIKGIVSSQLRGINVEQISVVPSTLPKLNDYIYYKIDKKDEIFKSFANQNVISVYITANLPNADIKMWALL; this comes from the coding sequence ATGTCTGAAAAGCTAAAAGTCGTTTGGTATAACGGAATGAACGTTGATAAGGTTCATTTCGAGCAACAAGAAAGATATTTTGAGAGAAATTTAAACCTAAAAACCATCTCTTCTTTTTCAAATTTATATGGTGTTTTAGATTTAGAAATTTCAAGCGATCTTTTGCTTCAAGGTAAAATAGGGCTAACTAAAATTTCTTGTATCTCTCAAGATGGCACGATTTTTAACGCGCCAGATCAAGATGAATTACCAGAGCCACTTGAGATAAGCCCAAGTGAACTAAACTCAGCCATTATAGTGTTAAAACTACCTATTAGCTCAGGTTTGGTTGATATTAGCTTGCAAAATAATTTACCAAATCTAAAATTTACAGCCAAGCAAGCACTTATTAGCTCAAGAGTGCATGATGAAGCTAGCAATGATATATTAAACGAGCTAGATGATAAAGATGATTTTGAACTATCTTCTGCCTTTACACAAGATAAAGAAAATCTAATCCTAGCAAGCCAAAGATCATCTCTTGGAGTATTTGGCTCAAAGATGCCTTACGAGCTTAGCATACCAATTTGTAAAATAAAAAATATAGACCTAAATAAACAAATAACGCTTGACGAAAAATTTATTCCAACTTGTATTGACATTAGTAAAAACACCTTCATAACAAATTTTATAGAGGAACTTAGCTTTGCTACAAAGCAACATCAAGAGAGTTATTTTGGGTTGCTAGGAGGTGTTGATCAAGCTAAAAATAGACTTGATTTTTCAACGTATTTAACACTAAATATGCTAAAAAAATGGCATTTGATATTCTCTTATTTGTTAAAGAAAGATAAATTTCACCCAGAGTATTTGTATGAAAAATTAGTTGATTTTCAAGCTGATCTGTTGGCACTTAGTCAAGATAATAGTTTTGGCGAATTTATAGCCTACGATCACAACAACCTAACTCAAACTTTTGTGCCTTTGATAAATAATCTAAGACTTTTATTCTCACACATCTTATCTCCAAAATATATAATGGCACAAATTGTTAAAAATAATCACGGCTTTTATGACTGTATTTTTGATAATCCAAGCATTATTGAAAACTCAGAAATTTATTTTGCTATTCACAGCGATACGAAAAATGAGTATCTTCTTAAAAATTTTAAAGAGCAATGCAAAATCCATACTCAATCAAATATAAAAGGCATAGTTTCTTCACAGCTAAGGGGTATAAACGTAGAGCAAATTTCTGTTGTTCCTAGTACTTTACCGAAGTTAAACGATTATATTTACTATAAGATAGACAAAAAAGACGAAATTTTTAAAAGCTTTGCAAATCAAAATGTGATTAGCGTTTATATAACGGCAAATTTACCGAATGCTGACATTAAAATGTGGGCTTTATTATAA
- a CDS encoding transposon-encoded TnpW family protein: MQKNNTETKTIKKIGKTTYEVVVHFNKNTTETMQDKLKRIMLREIESEKHQKNDKND, encoded by the coding sequence ATGCAAAAAAATAATACAGAAACAAAAACAATAAAGAAGATTGGAAAAACTACCTATGAAGTTGTTGTACATTTTAATAAAAATACTACTGAAACAATGCAAGACAAATTGAAACGCATAATGCTTAGAGAAATTGAGAGTGAAAAACATCAAAAAAATGATAAAAATGATTAG
- a CDS encoding type II restriction endonuclease, whose amino-acid sequence MANISLDEYKNLVKEKRKEGFKQPYDLVYDNFITLGYDKVPKEFFLSNASEVVEKLRNSCWSEFQPLEKDFTSKMLKELVDDEYIKTLTPIEAITWFVEEFPEHIYALTLSNTQSRRSRAGKEFESIIELILIGAGIPLDSQGNIGKQEFVNKGLGKLVDLVSPGVLEYIVNKRNTVLISAKTTLRERWQEVPEEMGRTGAREMFLATLDTSISSDVLNTLYEANIQVTTTKNIKETYYSDNERVLTFEKLVEICLDNVSHWKNFNYTVEQNEQMIELITKQIEKHQNHKFVEEYYDERLKNIKK is encoded by the coding sequence ATGGCAAATATTTCTCTTGATGAATATAAAAACTTAGTTAAAGAAAAAAGGAAAGAAGGCTTTAAACAGCCTTATGACTTAGTTTATGATAATTTTATTACATTAGGATACGACAAAGTCCCTAAAGAATTCTTTTTAAGTAATGCAAGTGAAGTTGTTGAAAAACTTAGAAATAGCTGTTGGAGTGAATTTCAGCCATTAGAAAAAGACTTTACTTCAAAAATGCTAAAAGAGTTAGTTGATGATGAGTATATCAAAACTCTTACACCAATAGAGGCAATTACTTGGTTTGTGGAAGAATTTCCGGAACATATATATGCTTTGACTTTGTCAAATACTCAAAGTAGGAGGAGTAGAGCAGGTAAAGAATTTGAAAGTATTATAGAACTCATTTTGATTGGTGCAGGGATTCCACTTGACAGTCAAGGTAATATAGGTAAACAAGAGTTTGTCAATAAAGGTCTTGGTAAATTGGTAGATTTAGTTTCTCCGGGTGTTTTAGAATACATTGTAAATAAGAGAAATACTGTCTTAATTAGTGCAAAAACCACATTAAGAGAAAGATGGCAAGAAGTACCTGAAGAAATGGGAAGAACAGGTGCAAGAGAAATGTTTTTAGCAACTCTTGATACTTCTATTAGCTCTGATGTATTGAACACTCTATATGAGGCTAATATACAAGTTACAACAACAAAAAATATAAAAGAAACATATTATTCCGATAATGAAAGGGTATTAACCTTTGAAAAGTTGGTTGAAATATGTTTAGACAATGTTTCTCATTGGAAAAATTTCAACTACACAGTAGAACAAAATGAGCAAATGATAGAGCTTATCACTAAGCAAATTGAAAAACACCAAAATCATAAATTTGTAGAAGAATATTATGATGAGAGATTAAAAAACATAAAGAAGTAG
- a CDS encoding site-specific integrase — protein sequence MGQHLRERNGIYYYRATLAPSIRKFFNEKREICFSTSTNLLEKARKRAKILDNNLYLIKRAVHMNLGDSIIQSFVNSFMKVKLSKSIKEHSLLNKKMDVEFLNALNDYFKQSLIDGGLPQILIKDISNITNTAGALGSKNKENIGQTLLEKNILTLNYLVSKLEKSSVLFDDKREHCFLEDDSSDNLAKHAKPSSFDAKDIASFQENIKELEDSGCLPITDGQLKAMAQRISETVYAILDQKYGSTSNLKLVRTKNSDRSMEDIILDPNPPKNIKIKLDDDSSFSIFNPSAKITKEYEIRQVLQATSGSSNQFSALNLEDQKSLKDAFEIFETNTKRADKWSPDTQRLVTGVQKLLFLYFNEDTPVYRITRDNLLEFRDLLYKIPTKLAQKSRYKDKSLSQILKLGEKDDKLSEPTIQKYMIRVIQFFNYCFDSGYIGKSITAKMNVKIDIDPSERAVLPYEASEARKIFEIVTSIKRSSKSPSSRIEASELYYVTMIAAYSGMRIKEITQLHKEDIVLKDGIYCFNINTNDGKTTKTKNSIRFVPIHSKLIDLGLLEYVNSKKSGNIFKVSNKDFSEIFRSQIQRKFIDKDSKKTFYSFRHYFIDYLVQREVEANLIAQIVGHEKQYKILLNTYAKPINANTLKAKVEMVSYDNE from the coding sequence ATGGGACAACACTTAAGGGAGCGAAACGGTATATATTACTACCGAGCCACACTTGCTCCAAGCATTAGAAAATTTTTTAACGAAAAGCGAGAAATTTGCTTCTCCACATCCACTAATCTCTTGGAAAAAGCCAGAAAAAGGGCTAAAATTCTAGACAACAATCTTTACTTGATAAAAAGGGCGGTTCACATGAATCTTGGTGATAGCATAATCCAATCTTTTGTAAATTCGTTTATGAAAGTAAAGCTTAGTAAGAGCATCAAAGAGCACTCTCTTCTTAATAAGAAGATGGATGTAGAATTTCTAAATGCGCTCAATGACTACTTTAAACAAAGTTTGATAGATGGCGGTCTGCCTCAAATTTTAATTAAGGATATAAGTAATATCACTAACACTGCTGGCGCTCTTGGTAGCAAGAATAAAGAGAACATAGGGCAAACTCTTTTAGAGAAAAACATACTAACACTTAACTATCTTGTATCAAAGCTTGAGAAGAGCAGTGTGCTCTTTGATGACAAGCGTGAGCACTGTTTCCTTGAAGATGATTCTAGTGATAACTTAGCCAAACATGCCAAACCTAGTTCGTTTGACGCTAAGGACATAGCTTCATTCCAAGAAAATATAAAAGAGCTTGAAGATAGCGGTTGTTTGCCTATTACGGATGGACAGCTTAAGGCTATGGCTCAGAGGATTAGCGAAACGGTTTATGCCATACTAGATCAAAAGTATGGCTCAACTTCAAATTTAAAGCTAGTAAGAACAAAGAATAGCGATAGAAGCATGGAAGATATTATATTGGACCCAAATCCACCAAAAAATATCAAGATCAAATTAGATGACGATAGTAGCTTTAGTATTTTTAATCCTAGCGCCAAAATAACCAAAGAGTATGAGATCAGGCAAGTACTGCAAGCGACATCTGGCTCTAGCAATCAATTCTCAGCTTTAAATTTAGAAGATCAAAAGAGCTTAAAGGATGCATTCGAGATATTTGAGACAAACACTAAAAGAGCTGACAAGTGGTCGCCAGATACGCAAAGATTAGTTACTGGCGTACAAAAGCTCTTATTTTTATACTTTAACGAAGATACGCCAGTTTATAGGATCACGAGAGATAACTTGCTTGAATTTAGAGATCTTCTTTATAAAATTCCAACCAAGCTAGCTCAAAAGAGTAGGTATAAAGATAAAAGTTTATCTCAGATACTTAAGCTAGGAGAAAAGGACGATAAACTCTCTGAGCCTACTATCCAAAAATATATGATAAGGGTTATTCAGTTTTTTAACTACTGCTTTGATAGTGGCTATATAGGTAAAAGCATAACTGCAAAAATGAACGTCAAGATAGACATAGACCCTAGCGAAAGGGCAGTGCTTCCATACGAAGCATCAGAAGCTAGAAAGATCTTTGAGATAGTAACTAGTATCAAACGAAGTAGTAAATCACCAAGTTCAAGGATAGAGGCTAGTGAGCTTTACTATGTCACAATGATAGCTGCTTATAGTGGCATGAGGATAAAAGAGATCACACAGCTTCATAAGGAAGATATAGTCTTAAAAGATGGAATTTACTGCTTTAACATAAACACAAATGATGGTAAAACTACCAAGACCAAAAACAGCATTAGGTTTGTGCCTATCCATAGTAAGCTCATAGATCTAGGCCTGCTAGAATATGTTAATAGTAAGAAAAGCGGAAATATATTTAAGGTAAGCAATAAGGACTTCTCTGAAATTTTTAGAAGCCAGATCCAAAGAAAGTTTATAGACAAAGACTCTAAAAAGACATTCTATTCTTTTAGGCACTACTTTATAGACTATCTAGTGCAACGTGAAGTCGAAGCAAATCTTATAGCCCAGATAGTAGGACATGAAAAGCAGTATAAAATTTTGCTAAACACTTATGCCAAGCCTATTAACGCTAATACACTCAAAGCTAAAGTAGAGATGGTATCGTATGATAATGAATAG
- a CDS encoding DUF4368 domain-containing protein, producing the protein MEEKEKVEIEKTKIRLMESKNRLQELERLMCRIYEDMILEKIPSNRYEILNSQYETEQIALSKEIKDLEFAILRYEKETDKAKKFISLISRYENFDELTTTMINEFVEKIIVHERNRKSSQTSKQKNRDIF; encoded by the coding sequence ATGGAAGAAAAGGAAAAAGTAGAGATAGAAAAGACAAAAATAAGATTAATGGAAAGTAAAAACAGGCTTCAGGAACTTGAACGATTGATGTGCCGTATTTACGAAGATATGATACTTGAAAAAATACCAAGTAATAGATATGAGATACTTAACAGTCAATATGAAACAGAGCAAATAGCTTTAAGCAAAGAAATTAAAGACTTAGAGTTTGCAATATTAAGATATGAAAAAGAAACAGATAAGGCGAAAAAGTTTATATCTCTAATAAGCCGATATGAAAATTTTGATGAACTTACAACTACAATGATAAATGAGTTTGTAGAAAAGATTATTGTTCATGAAAGGAATAGAAAAAGTAGTCAAACATCAAAGCAAAAAAATAGAGATATATTTTAA
- a CDS encoding ATP-binding protein yields MTSPTLLILDDFGIERNTEYALEQIYNVINARYLKARPTIITTNLNFKDIEKEQEDIMLGRIYSRIIEMCLPLRITGLDRRKIQSKEKLKKAQNLIDE; encoded by the coding sequence ATAACAAGCCCTACCCTACTAATTCTTGATGATTTTGGAATAGAGAGAAATACAGAATATGCCTTAGAGCAAATTTACAATGTAATCAATGCAAGATACCTAAAGGCAAGACCAACCATTATAACTACTAACCTTAATTTCAAAGATATAGAAAAAGAACAGGAAGATATAATGCTTGGCAGGATTTATTCAAGGATAATCGAGATGTGTTTACCTCTTAGGATAACGGGACTTGATAGAAGAAAAATACAGAGCAAAGAAAAGCTGAAGAAAGCACAAAACTTAATAGATGAATGA
- a CDS encoding ATP-binding protein gives MIEIELNKKKLLKQDRLRQSCFISKNQIAYTFKNADEDTDKEIIKKAKNYVKHFEEMRKDNVGLLLYGNVGSGKTYVACAIANAIITEYSHTVKMRNFAQILNDLQKGGFNLDRNEYIE, from the coding sequence GTGATAGAGATAGAGCTGAACAAGAAAAAACTGTTAAAACAAGATAGGTTGAGACAAAGCTGCTTTATATCCAAAAATCAAATAGCCTACACCTTTAAAAATGCCGATGAAGATACAGATAAGGAAATCATCAAAAAAGCAAAGAACTATGTAAAACATTTTGAAGAAATGAGAAAAGATAATGTTGGACTGTTACTTTACGGAAATGTAGGAAGTGGCAAGACCTATGTAGCTTGTGCTATTGCCAACGCTATAATTACAGAATATAGCCATACAGTAAAAATGAGGAACTTTGCACAGATATTAAACGACTTACAAAAAGGCGGCTTTAATCTTGATAGAAACGAATATATCGAATAG
- a CDS encoding type II toxin-antitoxin system Phd/YefM family antitoxin, whose translation MQTIQANFTASISELKKSPAQILKQAGDNVVAILNHNVPSAYLVPSAVYEKMIEIIEEYHLNKAVDAALVSGEKPVKVSLDEL comes from the coding sequence ATGCAAACCATACAAGCAAATTTCACAGCTAGCATAAGCGAGCTAAAAAAGTCTCCAGCTCAAATTTTAAAACAAGCTGGAGATAATGTCGTAGCTATACTAAACCACAATGTCCCTAGTGCATATCTAGTACCTAGTGCTGTCTATGAAAAAATGATAGAAATAATAGAAGAGTATCATCTAAACAAAGCAGTAGACGCTGCTCTAGTAAGTGGTGAAAAGCCAGTAAAAGTAAGTCTAGATGAGCTATGA
- the dcm gene encoding DNA (cytosine-5-)-methyltransferase produces the protein MNIIPQIIDNSPAILIKNKRIRLQMTQKELADAVGMSKFGDRTIRRWENGESQPSSIELKHILSFPEKVPFPNNENAPYKIIDLFAGIGGTRLGFYQTGKTNVVFSSEIDKFAVKTYKANFGETPFGDITKISEKDIPNHDIIVGGFPCQAFSQAGKKLGFEDTRGTLFFEIARIIKEKRPKAFLLENVKNLKSHDKGRTYKTIEKTLKDLNYDVHSIILKAKDFGVPQNRERIYIVGFDKDKIDNYKDFSFPIPPCPDVSVGNILEQNVDTKYTISNALWQGHQRRKKEHKIKGNGFGYTLFNENSPYTNTLSARYYKDGSEILIEQKGKNPRKLTPREAARLQGFPENYIIPVSDTQSYKQFGNSVAVTVIHAIANNIIDILDTCTKKEIN, from the coding sequence ATGAATATTATACCACAAATCATAGATAATTCCCCTGCTATTTTAATAAAAAATAAGCGTATCAGATTACAAATGACTCAAAAAGAATTAGCTGATGCTGTTGGTATGTCCAAATTCGGAGATAGGACAATTCGCAGATGGGAAAATGGAGAAAGTCAGCCATCGTCCATTGAGCTGAAACATATTTTATCATTTCCTGAAAAAGTACCTTTCCCCAATAATGAAAATGCCCCCTATAAAATCATTGATTTATTTGCCGGAATTGGTGGTACAAGGCTTGGATTTTACCAAACAGGTAAAACAAATGTCGTATTCAGTAGTGAAATTGATAAATTTGCAGTAAAAACATATAAGGCAAATTTTGGTGAAACTCCTTTTGGAGATATTACAAAAATATCTGAAAAAGATATTCCTAATCATGATATTATTGTCGGTGGTTTTCCTTGTCAAGCATTTAGTCAAGCCGGTAAAAAGCTTGGTTTTGAAGATACTCGTGGAACATTATTTTTTGAAATTGCAAGAATTATTAAAGAGAAACGACCTAAGGCATTTCTTCTTGAAAATGTCAAAAACCTAAAATCTCACGATAAAGGTCGTACCTATAAAACAATAGAAAAAACATTAAAGGATTTAAACTACGATGTTCATTCTATTATACTTAAAGCAAAAGACTTCGGTGTTCCACAAAATAGAGAGCGTATTTACATTGTTGGATTTGATAAGGATAAAATAGATAACTATAAAGATTTTTCTTTTCCAATTCCTCCCTGCCCAGATGTTTCTGTGGGAAATATTTTAGAGCAAAATGTTGATACTAAATACACCATTTCAAATGCACTTTGGCAAGGTCATCAACGACGAAAGAAAGAACATAAAATAAAGGGAAATGGATTTGGTTACACATTGTTCAATGAAAACAGTCCTTATACAAATACATTATCTGCAAGATATTATAAAGACGGGAGTGAAATACTTATTGAGCAAAAAGGAAAAAATCCACGAAAACTAACACCTCGTGAAGCTGCAAGACTTCAAGGCTTCCCCGAAAACTATATCATTCCTGTAAGTGATACTCAAAGTTACAAACAGTTTGGTAATTCTGTTGCCGTTACTGTTATCCATGCAATTGCAAATAACATAATTGATATACTTGATACCTGTACTAAAAAAGAGATTAACTAA
- a CDS encoding type II toxin-antitoxin system RelE family toxin, with product MSYELEFLPSALKEWQKLDNSIKVQFKKKLSERLENPKVTKDKLRGYEDVYKIKLRDVGYRLAYQVKDSEIVVLVLVVGKRENNEVYEMLKDKFS from the coding sequence ATGAGCTATGAGTTAGAGTTCTTACCAAGTGCTTTAAAAGAGTGGCAAAAGCTTGACAATAGCATAAAAGTGCAGTTTAAAAAGAAGCTAAGTGAGCGTCTAGAAAACCCAAAGGTTACCAAAGACAAGCTACGAGGCTATGAAGATGTCTATAAGATCAAGCTAAGAGATGTCGGCTACCGCTTGGCCTATCAAGTAAAAGATAGTGAGATAGTAGTGTTAGTGCTAGTTGTCGGCAAAAGAGAGAATAACGAAGTATACGAGATGCTAAAGGATAAATTTAGCTAA
- a CDS encoding cupin domain-containing protein, translating into MSEQRIYCMDLVKKEDPEKAVRTPFYQTESTGGSVWVIKPGQTLQKHYHHNSDDIWIVLQGEGIFYPQPNEEVPFKKGHVIVSKKDSCHGAKNTGDEDIIFVSIVAPVPSDYDPINE; encoded by the coding sequence ATGAGCGAACAGAGAATCTATTGCATGGACCTTGTAAAAAAAGAGGATCCGGAAAAGGCTGTCAGAACACCGTTTTATCAGACAGAATCTACAGGCGGATCGGTCTGGGTTATCAAACCCGGTCAGACATTGCAAAAGCACTATCACCACAATTCCGACGATATATGGATCGTCCTTCAGGGAGAGGGAATATTCTACCCCCAGCCTAATGAAGAGGTTCCATTCAAGAAAGGCCATGTCATAGTATCGAAGAAAGACTCCTGCCACGGAGCAAAAAATACTGGAGATGAGGATATCATCTTTGTAAGTATAGTAGCACCTGTCCCTTCCGACTATGATCCTATAAACGAGTGA
- a CDS encoding plasmid mobilization protein, whose product MSSEKIKKRKVTKVITKRLRLSNAEWLVINDKLQESGLTFSKFALRSMLSKQIYAPIMRELLAELSRHGQNMNQIAAKLNSGQSLDRVGIKIIADDNDVLHKVYEALGK is encoded by the coding sequence GTGAGTTCTGAAAAGATAAAAAAACGCAAGGTAACCAAAGTCATAACTAAAAGACTTAGGCTAAGTAATGCAGAATGGTTGGTAATTAATGATAAATTACAAGAAAGTGGCCTAACTTTCTCAAAATTTGCCCTAAGATCTATGTTGTCTAAGCAGATTTATGCACCAATTATGAGAGAGCTTTTAGCTGAACTATCTAGACATGGACAAAACATGAACCAAATAGCTGCCAAATTAAATAGTGGGCAAAGCCTAGATAGAGTTGGTATCAAGATCATAGCGGACGATAATGATGTCTTACATAAAGTGTATGAAGCATTGGGTAAATAA